A single window of Paenibacillus sp. FSL H8-0537 DNA harbors:
- a CDS encoding DHA2 family efflux MFS transporter permease subunit: MEEQTTTIRFWPIMIAIFFGTFLSVLSTTTINIALPLLMEHFHSELSTMQWMVTGFMLATGVISPLVGYLGGRFSYKRLYLYALVGFTLFSFLCAAAWDTTSLIVFRMLQGACSGLIMSCTMTIIFQVVPKERRAFAVSLWSLSAMVAPAIGPTFSGWLLQQASWHWLFLFNVPIGLIAIILTQKLIPYYRMNIPKSLDIPGVMTVILGSLALLVAFSEGNRWGWSSWKTLLLMAVGVALLVLFVWRELTAKEPLLNLRVFRIRRFTVMLCIYGMVTVALYTGTYLTPLFLQQVQLQSPLATGLILLPSSVILALLSPIAGKLYPKLGAVKMISIGIVFIFAGLFMLSWLHVNTAYSFVLWGMIIRNIGLGFASVPSSTASMEEIPPEWSGHAASISNWLRNVLSSFAIAVFTGLISSRSAVHSSELIQSGAIDTNTIRLMSFTMSINDVFVVGAITVLIGFPLLLLLKQRKDRAAVLQPSG, encoded by the coding sequence TTGGAGGAGCAGACGACTACGATACGATTTTGGCCGATTATGATTGCGATTTTCTTCGGAACGTTCCTTTCCGTGCTAAGCACAACGACGATTAATATTGCGCTTCCGCTGCTGATGGAGCATTTTCATTCAGAGCTTTCCACCATGCAGTGGATGGTGACGGGCTTTATGCTGGCAACTGGTGTTATTTCACCACTCGTCGGGTATTTGGGAGGACGATTCAGCTATAAAAGATTATATTTATACGCGCTGGTCGGCTTTACGCTGTTTTCGTTTTTGTGCGCAGCCGCATGGGATACGACGTCGCTTATCGTATTTCGAATGCTGCAAGGGGCATGCAGCGGACTGATCATGTCCTGTACGATGACGATTATTTTCCAGGTCGTGCCGAAGGAGCGCCGAGCGTTTGCAGTGAGCCTATGGTCGCTGTCCGCAATGGTTGCGCCTGCAATTGGGCCGACTTTCAGCGGCTGGCTGCTGCAGCAGGCAAGCTGGCATTGGCTGTTTTTGTTCAATGTGCCGATCGGGCTGATTGCGATTATTTTGACCCAAAAGCTGATTCCTTATTATCGAATGAACATCCCGAAGTCGCTCGATATTCCAGGCGTCATGACCGTTATTCTCGGCAGTCTGGCGCTGCTCGTCGCTTTCAGTGAAGGCAACAGATGGGGCTGGAGCTCATGGAAAACGCTGCTGCTTATGGCTGTAGGTGTCGCCTTGCTGGTGCTTTTTGTTTGGCGGGAGCTGACAGCTAAGGAGCCGCTGCTGAATTTACGCGTATTTCGCATCCGCCGCTTTACGGTCATGCTGTGTATCTATGGCATGGTGACGGTCGCGCTGTATACAGGGACGTATTTGACGCCGCTGTTTTTGCAGCAGGTGCAGCTCCAAAGTCCGCTGGCAACAGGGCTGATTTTGCTGCCCTCCTCCGTCATATTGGCGCTTCTAAGCCCGATAGCTGGAAAGCTCTATCCGAAGCTTGGAGCGGTGAAAATGATCAGCATCGGCATCGTTTTTATTTTCGCAGGGCTGTTTATGCTGAGCTGGCTGCATGTGAATACGGCATACAGCTTCGTGCTATGGGGTATGATCATTCGCAATATCGGGCTTGGCTTTGCTTCCGTTCCGAGCAGCACCGCCTCCATGGAAGAAATTCCGCCCGAGTGGTCCGGTCATGCCGCTTCCATTAGCAACTGGCTTCGCAATGTGCTCAGTTCGTTCGCTATTGCGGTGTTTACAGGGCTCATCTCCAGCCGCTCCGCCGTTCACAGCAGCGAACTTATTCAGTCTGGAGCTATCGACACAAATACGATCCGCCTGATGTCGTTTACAATGAGCATTAATGATGTGTTTGTGGTTGGCGCTATTACGGTGCTGATTGGATTCCCTCTTCTGCTGCTGCTTAAACAGCGGAAGGATCGGGCAGCGGTTTTGCAGCCAAGCGGATAA
- a CDS encoding MFS transporter, giving the protein MLYQNRIFRIILFSDVIQQLAIWIRNMALLFFVMEKTNGDKVAVSLLSILEYAPILIFSIIGGVLADRWNPKRTMIAGDLLSAVSIGVILLMLAGGWWGALYASVFVSAILSQFSQPSSAKVFKRHISEDQIPAAIGLSQSMSSLFLILGPIIGTAIYQWAGLTMSLLALPVLFLASAAALAMLPKETRTEEQEKFSLKNDLSSGYRFIVAEKGLLRLFLTFAFIGLAAGLVQPLEIFIVTERLGLNKENVQWFAAADGIGLLLGSLIAGLFPKLLKAKYLLPLALAFLGITFLVEGSSIWPLVTGAFRFGNGLLLAILNTAVASFVITRIPDTMVGKVNGLMTPLFTGSILLGTAASGLLASSLGLFVVYALSAVLCFISIAPSLKVGLQKEAA; this is encoded by the coding sequence ATGCTCTATCAAAACCGAATTTTTCGCATTATTCTTTTTTCGGATGTTATTCAGCAGCTCGCGATTTGGATCCGCAATATGGCTCTTCTCTTTTTTGTCATGGAAAAGACGAACGGAGATAAGGTAGCCGTATCCTTGCTGTCTATTTTGGAATATGCACCAATTCTAATCTTCTCGATTATTGGAGGTGTGCTTGCCGATCGCTGGAATCCGAAGCGCACAATGATTGCCGGCGATCTTCTCAGCGCTGTGTCGATCGGCGTCATTTTGCTCATGCTCGCTGGCGGCTGGTGGGGCGCGCTTTATGCTTCGGTATTCGTGTCGGCAATACTCAGTCAATTTTCGCAGCCTTCGTCGGCAAAGGTGTTCAAGCGGCATATTTCGGAAGATCAGATTCCTGCGGCTATTGGCCTCTCGCAAAGCATGTCGTCACTGTTCCTCATACTCGGCCCTATTATTGGAACGGCGATTTATCAGTGGGCTGGACTCACAATGTCTCTTCTGGCACTGCCCGTCTTGTTTCTCGCTTCTGCAGCCGCGCTGGCTATGCTTCCTAAAGAAACACGTACCGAGGAGCAGGAGAAATTTTCATTGAAAAATGATTTATCCTCCGGCTATCGTTTTATCGTCGCAGAGAAAGGACTGCTGCGGTTATTTCTAACCTTCGCCTTCATCGGCCTGGCGGCTGGGCTCGTTCAGCCCCTTGAAATTTTCATCGTCACGGAGCGGCTTGGCCTTAATAAAGAGAATGTGCAATGGTTCGCAGCTGCAGACGGAATCGGCTTGCTGCTAGGCTCTCTAATAGCCGGTCTGTTCCCCAAGCTGCTTAAGGCCAAATACTTGCTGCCGCTTGCCCTAGCCTTCCTCGGCATTACCTTTTTAGTAGAAGGCTCCTCCATTTGGCCGCTTGTGACCGGGGCATTTCGGTTTGGCAACGGCCTATTGCTGGCAATCTTGAATACGGCGGTGGCCAGCTTCGTCATTACCCGAATTCCAGATACAATGGTCGGCAAAGTGAACGGACTGATGACACCGCTATTTACAGGGTCCATTTTGCTAGGAACGGCGGCCTCTGGACTGCTGGCTTCATCCCTCGGCTTGTTTGTCGTTTATGCGCTGTCTGCTGTCCTTTGCTTTATTTCAATCGCTCCGTCACTGAAGGTCGGTTTGCAGAAGGAAGCGGCCTAG
- a CDS encoding carboxylesterase/lipase family protein yields the protein MTTIEVNTKDGAIRGQQLNGISVWKGIPYAKPPVDELRFAAPVPPERWEGVKEAFHFGPENIQPRQNGAAAELAAGTRLESEDCLYLNVWAPEAVVAGDAADAPLPVMVWIHGGSFLTGAGSWPLYDGSELAKRGNIIVVTINYRLGPFGFLHLAPLGGSFVSNAGLLDQIAALEWVKNNIAAFGGDPASVTIFGESAGSMSIAALLGMTKAKGLYSRAIMQSGASQIIPQQQADGIRAGLLQLLGISPSELDKLRTVPAEQIFAAGEKLKEQAGNRLALLFQPVLDEATLPQSPLEAIHKGAAADIPLLIGTNLDEGHLFIRPDMPFDDNIDMSEALTFMAPDIKNVAAAAAAYPPTTDGQAQMMTEAFFWRSSVQFATAQSEHAPVWMYRFDWVLPEHPLLHKSIHGIEIFFVFNTLEHMQSMGVTPDESMRKLAWRMQDAWIAFAKQGTPEAENVAWPAYSKQERSTFIFNHATQVMADPDAQKRELLEL from the coding sequence ATGACAACGATCGAGGTAAATACGAAGGATGGCGCGATTAGAGGTCAACAGTTGAACGGAATTTCCGTTTGGAAGGGGATTCCCTATGCCAAGCCGCCAGTAGATGAGCTGCGGTTTGCAGCGCCAGTTCCGCCAGAGCGGTGGGAGGGTGTCAAAGAAGCCTTCCATTTTGGCCCTGAAAATATACAGCCTCGGCAAAATGGGGCAGCAGCGGAGCTTGCCGCAGGTACGCGCCTCGAATCCGAAGACTGCCTCTATTTGAATGTATGGGCTCCGGAAGCAGTTGTTGCTGGAGACGCCGCAGACGCGCCGCTTCCGGTTATGGTATGGATTCACGGCGGCTCTTTTTTGACCGGAGCAGGAAGCTGGCCTCTCTATGATGGATCGGAGCTGGCGAAGCGGGGAAATATAATCGTCGTGACGATTAACTATCGACTGGGGCCGTTTGGGTTTCTGCATCTCGCGCCGCTTGGCGGCTCCTTCGTATCCAATGCAGGGCTTCTCGATCAAATAGCTGCACTGGAATGGGTGAAAAATAATATTGCGGCGTTCGGTGGAGATCCCGCTTCCGTCACTATTTTTGGAGAATCGGCAGGCAGCATGAGTATTGCAGCGCTGCTGGGTATGACGAAGGCGAAAGGCTTGTACAGCCGAGCCATTATGCAAAGCGGAGCCTCGCAAATCATTCCTCAGCAGCAAGCAGATGGTATCCGGGCGGGCCTGCTTCAGCTGCTCGGCATTAGTCCGTCCGAGCTGGACAAGCTTAGAACTGTGCCAGCGGAGCAGATTTTTGCAGCGGGGGAAAAGCTGAAGGAGCAGGCGGGGAACCGGCTGGCGCTGCTGTTTCAACCAGTGCTCGACGAGGCAACGCTCCCGCAGTCGCCGCTTGAGGCGATTCATAAAGGGGCTGCAGCAGACATCCCTCTGCTAATCGGGACGAATTTAGATGAAGGGCATTTGTTCATCAGGCCCGATATGCCTTTTGATGATAACATCGATATGTCTGAAGCGTTAACCTTTATGGCGCCGGATATCAAAAACGTCGCCGCCGCCGCTGCAGCTTATCCGCCAACGACCGACGGACAGGCCCAAATGATGACCGAAGCCTTCTTCTGGCGTTCATCCGTGCAGTTCGCCACCGCTCAAAGCGAGCATGCGCCGGTATGGATGTATCGCTTTGACTGGGTGCTGCCGGAGCATCCGCTGCTCCATAAATCGATTCATGGCATTGAAATCTTTTTTGTGTTCAACACGCTGGAGCATATGCAGAGCATGGGCGTGACGCCTGATGAATCCATGAGGAAGCTCGCTTGGCGCATGCAGGATGCGTGGATTGCTTTTGCCAAACAGGGCACGCCTGAGGCTGAAAATGTTGCGTGGCCTGCATATAGCAAGCAGGAGCGTTCGACGTTCATTTTCAACCATGCTACTCAGGTTATGGCTGATCCTGATGCTCAAAAACGTGAGCTGCTTGAGCTGTAA
- a CDS encoding metal-sensitive transcriptional regulator → MERLSHHSDEMKANLIRRLNKVEGQIRGVKAMIEKDTYCDDVLTQIAAAQSALNGVGKLLLEGHMKSCIVERIQAGEHEVIDELLITVKKLLK, encoded by the coding sequence ATGGAGCGCTTGAGCCATCATTCCGATGAAATGAAAGCGAATTTGATCAGGCGTCTGAACAAGGTGGAAGGCCAGATCCGCGGCGTGAAGGCGATGATTGAGAAGGATACGTATTGCGATGATGTGCTTACTCAGATAGCGGCTGCGCAATCGGCATTAAACGGGGTAGGCAAGCTGCTGCTGGAAGGCCATATGAAGAGCTGCATTGTGGAACGTATTCAGGCAGGTGAGCATGAAGTTATCGACGAGCTGTTGATTACCGTTAAGAAATTATTGAAATAA
- a CDS encoding PadR family transcriptional regulator, translated as MRLNTLSYGLLALLSASPLTGYDLAQKIKPLWQAGHSQIYPLLAALEQNGYIAFERIEQQDKPDKKEYSITDKGLAELGRWVDLPAENPVLRDELHFKLYGLWLAEPEKAKALLVTREAFCRSELVRYDGLMRALEEKRVSGENARKKNARLLGRYLLLSKRKMDTRTSLAFCEWAMKELEASEWLEG; from the coding sequence ATGCGATTAAACACTTTATCCTACGGATTGCTTGCTTTGCTAAGTGCAAGTCCGCTGACAGGCTATGATTTGGCGCAAAAAATAAAGCCGCTGTGGCAGGCGGGCCACAGCCAAATTTACCCGCTGCTGGCTGCGCTGGAGCAGAACGGTTATATCGCTTTTGAGCGGATCGAGCAGCAGGATAAGCCAGACAAAAAGGAATATTCCATTACCGATAAAGGGTTAGCGGAGCTGGGAAGATGGGTGGATCTGCCTGCGGAAAATCCCGTACTGCGGGATGAGCTGCATTTTAAGCTGTATGGCTTATGGCTGGCAGAGCCGGAAAAGGCGAAGGCGCTCCTTGTTACGCGCGAAGCGTTTTGCAGGAGCGAGCTGGTACGTTACGACGGGCTTATGCGTGCTCTGGAGGAGAAGCGGGTAAGCGGAGAGAATGCGCGCAAGAAAAACGCGCGGCTGCTTGGACGATATTTGCTTCTTAGCAAACGAAAGATGGATACGCGGACGTCCTTAGCTTTTTGCGAATGGGCGATGAAGGAGCTAGAGGCGAGCGAGTGGCTGGAAGGCTGA
- a CDS encoding helix-turn-helix domain-containing protein has protein sequence MTKKKYNISVEATLEVIGGKWKCVILCHLTHGKKRTSELKRLMPGITQKMLTQQLRELEDDGIVNRITYNQVPPKVEYELTDYGLSLDSILSALCNWGEEHIIRIYGDKYSMLEESVLNK, from the coding sequence ATGACGAAGAAGAAATACAATATTTCCGTAGAAGCAACGCTTGAGGTCATCGGAGGGAAATGGAAATGCGTCATCCTCTGCCATCTCACCCACGGCAAGAAACGGACTAGCGAGCTGAAACGGCTCATGCCAGGCATTACGCAAAAAATGCTCACTCAGCAGCTCCGCGAGCTGGAGGACGATGGAATCGTGAACCGGATTACGTATAATCAGGTCCCGCCTAAGGTCGAATATGAGCTGACCGATTACGGACTCAGCCTTGATAGCATTCTCAGTGCCCTCTGCAACTGGGGCGAAGAGCATATTATCCGAATTTATGGTGACAAATATTCGATGTTAGAGGAAAGTGTTTTGAATAAATAA
- a CDS encoding TetR/AcrR family transcriptional regulator, which produces MVKGRSDGEETKRRIARAAKQLFLHKGYGAVSMNEVCDNAKVSKGSLYHHFPSKEQLFLEVVEEDSEQWRLAWDRKRERLATVEEQLYALAEHYAHDFQNPLMKAMEEFSRSQVITQDVLDRLLLIMNNASQACRDLIREGQASGIFVSGDEEELVLIVSSMMEGLGKVYFTIDSEQQPERISKLFRQAASLLLNGIRAK; this is translated from the coding sequence ATGGTCAAAGGACGATCAGATGGCGAAGAAACCAAGCGCCGCATCGCCCGTGCAGCCAAGCAATTGTTTCTGCATAAGGGCTATGGAGCCGTATCCATGAATGAAGTATGTGATAACGCTAAAGTCAGCAAAGGAAGTCTCTATCACCATTTTCCGAGCAAGGAGCAGCTTTTCCTTGAGGTGGTTGAGGAGGATAGTGAGCAGTGGCGTTTGGCATGGGATCGTAAACGAGAGAGGCTGGCTACTGTTGAGGAACAGCTTTATGCACTTGCAGAGCATTACGCTCATGACTTTCAAAACCCGCTCATGAAAGCCATGGAAGAATTTTCGCGCAGCCAGGTGATCACTCAGGATGTATTAGATCGTCTGCTGCTTATTATGAACAATGCTTCGCAGGCATGCCGCGACCTTATTCGTGAAGGGCAGGCAAGCGGGATCTTTGTCTCCGGTGATGAAGAGGAGCTTGTGCTTATCGTCAGCAGCATGATGGAGGGCCTCGGAAAAGTCTACTTTACGATAGACTCTGAGCAGCAGCCCGAACGGATATCAAAATTATTCCGTCAAGCAGCTAGTCTGCTATTAAACGGAATACGCGCTAAGTAA
- a CDS encoding YitT family protein, producing MAKAHKKLSKLEILKRAMFITIGAVLMGVALELFLVPNSVIDGGITGISIMVSHLTDKPLGIFIFLLNLPFLFIGFKQIGKTFAISTLYGIVVMSVTTQLLHHVDAFTEDKLLAVLFGGIILGAGIGLAIRFGGSLDGTEILAILASKKFSMPVGQFIMIVNVFIFILAGFVFQWDSAMYSMFTYYIATKVMDIVVEGLDESKSVTIISAEYEEISEAVMSRLGRSTTYIQARGGYSREETQMIYCVVNRLEVAKLKSIVHDIDPRAFVAIEHVSDVSGGNFSKKEIH from the coding sequence ATGGCAAAAGCACACAAGAAACTTTCAAAGCTTGAAATTTTGAAAAGAGCGATGTTTATTACAATCGGAGCCGTCCTCATGGGCGTCGCGCTGGAGCTGTTCCTCGTCCCCAATAGCGTCATCGACGGAGGAATTACCGGTATTTCGATTATGGTCTCTCACCTGACAGATAAGCCTCTGGGTATTTTTATTTTCCTCTTAAACCTGCCTTTCCTGTTCATCGGTTTCAAGCAAATTGGCAAGACGTTTGCAATATCTACCTTATACGGTATCGTGGTCATGTCCGTAACGACGCAGCTGCTGCATCACGTGGACGCTTTTACAGAGGATAAGCTGCTTGCTGTATTGTTCGGCGGCATTATTCTCGGGGCTGGTATTGGTCTCGCTATCCGTTTCGGCGGATCGCTGGATGGCACGGAAATTTTGGCGATTTTAGCCTCGAAGAAATTTTCCATGCCGGTCGGACAGTTTATTATGATCGTCAATGTGTTCATTTTTATTTTGGCGGGCTTCGTCTTCCAATGGGATTCCGCAATGTATTCGATGTTCACGTATTATATAGCGACGAAAGTAATGGATATTGTAGTAGAGGGTCTCGACGAGTCCAAATCCGTCACCATTATTTCCGCCGAATACGAGGAAATTTCTGAAGCGGTTATGAGCCGCTTGGGCAGAAGCACAACGTATATTCAGGCAAGAGGCGGCTACTCTAGAGAAGAAACACAAATGATCTACTGTGTAGTCAACCGTCTGGAAGTGGCAAAGCTTAAATCAATCGTTCATGACATTGATCCCCGTGCATTCGTGGCCATTGAGCATGTATCTGATGTGAGCGGCGGCAACTTTAGCAAGAAAGAAATTCATTAA
- a CDS encoding copper ion binding protein, translated as MENVTLKVEGMSCGHCVSTVEKAVNEAGASGKVDLAAGQVAVEFDTAKVSLASIKEAIENTGFDVV; from the coding sequence ATGGAAAACGTAACACTTAAAGTAGAAGGCATGTCCTGCGGGCACTGCGTGAGCACAGTAGAGAAGGCTGTAAATGAAGCGGGGGCAAGCGGCAAAGTCGATTTAGCAGCTGGACAAGTAGCTGTGGAGTTTGATACAGCGAAAGTATCGCTGGCTTCCATTAAAGAAGCGATTGAAAATACCGGATTCGACGTCGTATAA